The following DNA comes from Athene noctua chromosome 1, bAthNoc1.hap1.1, whole genome shotgun sequence.
GCATCCCAAGGCAGAGAATTCTGTCCATACTAATAATCTCCAAGCGCTTCAGCTAAAAGCAGGGAATACCCTGTTCTCTGTGTCCAGAGGGCAGGAGGTGATGGATAGACCAGTTACTTGTTAGAAGAACGTAACAGGGATGCAGAGGTGGGCTTCTCTGAAGAGGCCGTTTTGTCTCCAGTAGGGATGCCTCTGAGAACAGTGTGGATTAAGATAATCTCAGGACAGGTGCAGTTGTTGGATTGCTCTGGTACAGAGACATAGAGTAGGTGATTTCTAAAGGTACTTCACAGTTTGCTTTGTTAGATTTGGGTTTGGTTGAAACAGGTAAACAAGGTATAGCATATGgtatttttctgaagtacagaGGTATGCCAGGATTGTGTTTGAAAATCATAAATCTGAACTTATTTCTGAGAACAGCAATCTGTGAGACTAGTCCTGGTGTTTACAGAGAGCTAGCAGGCACTGGGTCAGGATTCAGTGCCATTGCACAGAAATGAAATCTATTGAAAAGACAAACCCCCAAAAATTGAGAAGGGTTTTACAGTTGTGAGGCAAACCATTCAAATTCTCTCAAAGCAATGGGACTTTCTTAGCCCAAATGGAAAGATCTATAAATGAGAGTCCTTAAGATTTGATTCTGAATTGTAGTGGTGCTATAAAAATGTTATTGAAGGAAATATTATAAAGTTTTGTTGTTATAAGTGTAATAATTCTGTGAGAAATCTGTGGGTGAAATTTGCATTAGGAATAATGGCGTTTTAGATCTGCAGTTAATGGATCGCTTCTTGACCCTGTCCCTTTATGGTTCCTTTGGTGATGGAGATTTTCTTGGACATGTCCCAAAGAAATGCAGTTGATGGGCACAGCTTTGTGAGCGGCTGCCTGTGGGGTTGATTTTCTTCTTTGCCCCTTTTCGTCTTCAGTATCGCATCAGCACTGTAGTGAGATTGTGTTGTTTTTGTCTCCTAGGAGTCATTACCTTTTCTGGAGAGGATTATAAATTACTGGGAGTGGATTTATCAGAGCTGTCTGAGCTGGAGAGAGCCCTGGAGGAAGCAGGACTGGACAGTGAAATCCCCACCCTCTTCATAGCAGAGGTCGTGCTCGCCTACATGGAAAGTAGCAGGTCAGTTGAGTTATCCTGTTACCTGAGTGGTAAAATGCAAAGAACAAGCTGCGTGGTACGTAcgtctcctggggcagggagaccTGGGGTTGTATAGCCAAAGCCCCAAGAATTCTGTGGAAGTCCCAAACAGCTCCTTACACCGTAATTGTGATGGGGTAGTTGATGTCCACGTGACATCCTAAAAGGGAGGAAAGACAGAACAACCATCACCTCGAATGAGTggttctgacttttttttttcttcttctcattcCCTGAATTCTCTGGGGAGAAGACGTTTGTAAGTCACAAGCAGAGGGTTCTCGTGTGCATTCCCTCTGTCAGGGTGCCCTAACAGCAGCGTGGTGGTGCTGCGGCAGGGTGGCCCCTCCGTTGTTTAATCCCGGTGCCCGTTGTGCCGCAGGTCGGACGCCCTGGTCCGGTGGGCAGCGGAGCGTTTCCCTCGGGCCTGCTTCCTGCTGTACGAGCAGACGCGCCCCGGGGACGCCTTCGGACGCGTCATGCAGCAGCACTTCCGGCAGCTGAGCTCTGCGCTTCGTTCTCTGGCACAGTACCCGGACTGTGAGGCGCAGCAGAGGCGCTTTTCTGAGCGGGTGAGTACCTGCAGCTCTCGGGCACGCGTGGAGCGTGGTCACCTGGGACAGGTGGTGACCTCGAGCCATCCCGTGAGTCTCAGCTCCGTCCGGTTCGGGTTGGAGCAAACGGGGCCAAGGCTGAGGTGCTGCCTTCTCTAGTGGCATGACAAGGCATCTGAAGGTCCTTCCAACCAGCTTGCAGCCTATTTTCTGGTAGTGGATTAAGGCAAGATGGGTTCCCCTGAGACTTTTGATATAATAAATGGAGTTCTTCAGAGCTTTACAGGTAAGAGATCTATCTTCACCAGATTCTGGGCTGCTCTTGTTCCAGCCGGACAGGCTTAAAGGCTCATGCAGGTGTTTAATTAAGAGTCTTTGTTTTCTTATGGGAAGTGAGTCTCTGTCTTTTCAGAGGTAATAATTTTGAGGAGTTTCTGTTCTAGGGCTGGACTGAGTGCAGTGTCATGGATATGAATGAGTTTTTCACCTGTTGTACTCCAGAAGATGAGCAGCAGAGAGTGCAGGCTCTGGAGCCGTTCGATGAATATGAGGTAACCCCCCTGTACTCTGACCACCAGTGAGCTGGCTTTGGTATGATAAGCTGTCTGCAGTCCCTTATGGTCACAGTTCTGTACAGGGGCTGCTGAGGTGTAGGTGTTCATGTCAGCAGAAAGGATCTTGAATCAGACTTAGTTAATGCAGAGCTCGCAGGAAGCTGCATGTGAAACTGGGGCGGGTAGCATTGGAAGGAGATTCTCTTTGGTGTTGGAAAAGCTTGTTCTTCCTTAGTGAGTGGTCTCTCGGGGAGACAGTCCTAGCATAGCAAACTAGCTGGTGGTGTAACAGAGGTAGATGCTAAAAGTTTGCGTTGGTTCAAGGGGAAATTATTTTGACAAAAGAGAAATCCATTGAGGATTActgaatacataaaaatatacCTGATGGGGGGTTCCTGACTGCGAGTGGTTGGGAGCATTCCTGGGGGAAGTAGATGCACTTGTCCTGCTCTTGCATTTCCATAGCCCATTACTGCTTGTCATAGGTTACTAGTTTCAGGTATTTTTTGGTCTGACTTTGTCATTTCTATATTAATGATTGAAATTTCGCTCTGACTCTGTTCTTTGCTGTTTTTGTGTTAACTACTGGCAAAGTGTGCAACTGTTTAAAGTCTAGAAGATAAGCCAAAGATAGCAAGTAACTTTGAGATAAATATCCTGTAGGATACTTTCTAGAAGTTTCCCTTTTGATTTTTGTGATTCTCTGCTTATAAATATCTCTAGAAATCTTACCAGACTGcagtagtaaaataatttaatgtgcTTGCATTTATTTTGCCAACATGCAGTATCTGCTCTGCTACATGAATGCAAGagtgaaaagactgaaaaatgctGGCAGATTTGCAAAGTGGTGTAGAAATGTCTACAAGAATTATTGCAGATCAAGGTGATTGCTCACACAGTGAGAAAGTAAAGGTTCATCATTTTCCTTATAGAGGAGCTTAACGTGTACACAAGTCCGGGCTGAAAACTGTGCATAGGAGTAAGCTGTGTGGTAGTAGAGCGCTCTGCAATTAACCTTTGAGGGAAAGATAAAGTAAGATCCAGGTCTTGGTGGAAACAAGCCTGATTGAATTAGGTAAGAAATGTGAAATACACAGTGCTGAGAGTGACTAATTTTTAGAGTAATTTGCCTAGGGGCAAATAGTGGGTTCTTCCTTTTTAAGTATTTATATTAGTTTTTGGATATCACTTTTCAAAAGATGCTTTTTTACTTCTGGTAGAAGTTGGGGTGACGATGCTAATATTGTGATTTATTGGGCCTTCCTTTTAAATTCATGTTTATGCCTTTTAGTCATGTGGATGACAGAATATATCCCACCCCATGGCAACGAACATCCTCAATTCACTAAAGTCCATAAAAGCCAGGCTGGGCTCCTGCACAGTCCTCTTGTGCCTCTGCCTCTGAGGGATCCCAAGGCCGGGCTGGAAAACATGCTGATGTGTTATGGGCCAACAGAGACGGCGTTGCACCTTTGGATGTTTGTGATTTCTTTGGGATTGCTTATATTCCATTACCTTTAAGAAACATTAATCCCTCTGGTGTTAAGCCCTCACTCTTTTCTATGATCAAAACTGGGAAGTATAAATGGGAGctgatactaaaaaaaacccaaaaaatttCCTCATGCAACATATGATTAAGGTATGGAACTCCTTGCCACAGAATGTTACAGATGATAAAAGTTTATGTCAGGTCAAAGAGTGATGGGATGTGTTCATAGATGAAAGATCCATCAAGGATTGTTCAATGCAAAAACACAGCCTCTTGCTTAGAAAATCCCCGAGCTGTAAATTTCTGAAGGTCGAGGTGAGGAAGGTGGTTACACACTTGCTCTTTCTCAGATTCAACTTCAGTTTTCTGATTTTGGCTGCTGCTGGAAACAGTGCTAGGCTAGATTGGTCTTTGATTTGATCACCCTGGCCATTCTAGATCCCTACTACTGCTTGCTCTAAGATTTTGAGGGGgattgtttgtttctgttcttttctttggGCTCACTACAGGAATGGCATCTGAAATGTTCTCATTACTTTGTCTTGACTGCATCAAAGGGGATGGAACCTTCCTGGACTCCACTGTTATCCAATATGACAGGTACATACCGACTAGTTTTTCTAGTATTCTTTTCTCTCATGCAGGCTTCTCTGAGAGATTTCAGGAGGCAGTAAAACCCTAGGAGGAACAgatgggatgctgctgcctgaGTAGCTTTCTCCATCCTTCTACCAACGGTGCTGCTGGCCGTAGCCAGGCCAGGGCCACGTCCTGACCCTGGTGGTTCTGATCAGCTTCATTCTTTCAGTTTATGAAACCTTCCAGTCTGGGTGGCTCTTCCTTCTGTTCATACCTGGGGCCCTCCAGTCATGGCTGCAGCCCAGTCTACCCTGTTCCTCCTGTTGTTTTGGGGATCCCACAGGCCCTGCTTGCCTCCACATATGGCTCTCCGAGCCATTCTGTCCTTCCAGCTCCCAAAAGGTGGTTATGTGTCACTTACTGAACTGTCAAAGTATTGTACAGCAGAGCACTCAGGGGATGTCACATTTGTTATCCCCTGTAGGTGGAATTGTACATGTagcatttctgtttctgaaatgcttttaaatcTGTATGTTGCTTTTTTAAATGGGAGAAAAGCGGTACAGCCAGGGAAAAGCCAAGACCAAGACTGTGTTTCCATGATAAAAAGGACTTGGCAGCAGTAGCAGTCCAAGAAATTCCTGCTTTTGGCTGCTTGCTCCTTTTTTCAAGGTGGAAAGCAGAGGGTTGTTTATAAGCTGTTTCACATCACTAGTCTTGTTCACAGTATAGCCACTGGTATTTCTATTTGTAGCTGAAAGTCAAAATCTGAGTTCTAGggagcaggaaaagcagctggaaaaggaTAAGGCAGGATGGCATTCCTTAAGCCAACAAGGCCACTGAATCCATTGTGTTGTGTCTTGAGTAGATTTGAAAATGTGCAGTGAAATTGCAGCTCAATGAACTTGTATGTGGTTAAATATACTGTGTGATGGTCAGTGGTCCTTATGTTAAACCTTAATGGCTCCTGAATGTGTAGGATCTAtccttaagttaaaaaaaaataaatctgacattTGCTTATCTGACATTAATACAATGAAGACACTTCATTCATTATAGACAGGAATAGAGTCCTCCTGCCACTGTCTCTGTTGCATTCAGAACTGGTAGGAAGAGCTTTGAAGTCTCGTAAACCATCCACACTTGGATATTTTTTACTGGGAATGGCAAAAGGTATGTCTCAGATACCAGTGTGTGCCACCAGCCATCCCCTCAAATAAATTTGGGTCCCTGTTCAAGAGAGTGCAAGTACTAAATCTTGCAAACAGAGCATGGTAAgtatattttctgaaatgaaaacccCTCATTCTTAGGAAGATCCATCTGTAGAAAGACATTTAAGCCCAAggagatgaattttttttttacttcatcaAGCAATAGAATGTAGGATCAGGCAACTTTTCTGGGTGTGGTATACAaaaagcagagctgcttctccTCCACCTCATCATCTCCTATAGCACAAGAATAAGGTATTTGTTTAAAGCAAAGAAGACGCAAATTCAAAACTGATTAAAGGAAAGCTGTTTGAACAGTGTGTAGGTGAGCTGGAGTCCTGCGCTGAAAGCTTGTTTCATACTAAGGGATATAGCACTTAGAAGATATTTAGATAACTGAAAATACTACATTATAATAGGGCCACTGGAATGAACAGAGATTATTTGTCATGCTTTAGAACTTTGTGAAGGTAGGATCAAAACCTAGCAAGAAACATCCAGCTTCCAGGGGTTTGtcctttttctgctgttctttgcTATTTAAGGagccaactgctgtccccatcgGGAAGGCTCTGCTTTTGAAGGTATTGCAGTGATTCCTGCATTGCTGCAGGAGTTCAGGAGCCTGCAGTCTCTCAGCCAGTCTTACCTCCCCCCCATGAGAGCTGTCTCAGAACTGTGTCAGGAGCTGAGGGAGCAGCCAGCGGAGTTGGAAGTGGGTGCCGTGGTGGTTGAACCATTACAACTTGATTTCTATGGCATGTCAGACTGTCTGTGTGCTCTGTCAACTCGCTGCACAATCTTTTCTTGTAAAGCTGGACTTGCTTAATCTCTCATGTAAAATGTAGCCCTCGGTTCTTGTTTGTGGGTAAGTTCTCTGGTTCTCTTTGGCTTGCAGCTCCTCGTGACGGTGCTCCTGTCAGGGTGGCTGGGAGTGTCACTGCAGCAGTGTGTGCAAGGCACTCTGAAGTTCCCAGCCTCAGACGTTATGGTCACCACTCTGTTCTTATGAAACCCAACGTGATTCTCACCACTGGAGGCTTTGGGGAGGAGGATGGACAGCACTGCCGTATGAGAAATTTTCATGTGCTAATTAAGCATGGGGGCTGCTGGAAAGCTGGCTGTGTGAAACAGGAAAATCCTGATAAAAGATGGGGTGAGTTTCCATACTGACAGCAAgtgtaaggaagaagtttttgTGCTAACCACGAAGTAGTGTCTAACAGAAAAGTGTTGTCACAGTGCAATTACTCTGGCAGTCAGAGATATGAAGGTTCTGAGcactcagtgctgggtcctgcgcTTGGGGCACAACAACTGCCTGCAGTGCTACAGCCCTGGGGCAAAGCGCCtggaaaggacctggggggggttgataatgagccagcagtgtgcccagggggccaaggagggcaatggcatcctggcttgtgtcagcactggcgtggccagcagggccagggaagggatctgagccctgggctcggcactggggaggccgcccctcgattcctgggttcagttttgggcccctcaccccaaaaaggccattgaatgactcgagcgtggccagagaagggcaacggagctggggcagggtctggagcacaggtctgctggggagcggctgggggaactgggggggttcagtctggagcagaggaggctgaggggagacctcctggccctctgcaactccctgccaggagggggcagagaggggggatgagtctcttttcCCAAGGAACAAGTGATGGGAAGGGAGGAAACGGCCTCAGGTTGAGCCAGGAGAGGCtcaggttggatattaggaaaaatttcttccctgaaagggttgtcaagccctggaacaggctgcccagggcagtggtggagtcacTGTCCCTGCAGGGGTTTACAAGATGTAGACATGgcccttggggacatggtttagtggtggccttggcagtgtgaggttcatggttggactcgatgatcttaagggtcttttccatcctaaatgactctgtgattctataaatTTCACAGGAGAAAGCTTGGTGTGAACCGTGATGTTCTGTATCTCTGCAGATGGGCGGCTGTACCATACTGTGTCCTGTCTCTCGAACAGTCTGGCCCTGGTGGTAGGAGGACGAACATCCCCGTCCAGTGCAGGCTTGGGAATGTTGTGGCTGAAGTTCCCTGACACCTCTAACGCCTTGGACCCGGATGTCATTACAGTGGAGCTTGTGCCTGTGCAGCCTGCTGCTGAACCAGCTGCCCTGCATTGGAGGCACAGTACGACTGAAGTGATGTTCAAAGGTAAAAAGCATGGAAAGAGTGGAAATGGCTGTAGGTACGCAGAGGTATACACATTTCAGAATATATGGGGCAGTCCTGTCCAGACAGTGAGGTCTAAAAGGCAAATTATCATGGTGTAGCCTTACTTTTTATGTAGTACAGGCTACATAGTTAATGTTGGTTACTGTATTCCTTTGTCTGAAACAACAGCTTTTTGCTGAACGTTTTGGAAAGAGTGTGATGGCGATAGATTCATCACCACTTTAGAGAATGCAGTCACATTTTATAAAGATTTTGTTccagtggtgatttttttttttttaaccatgattAAAGACTTAAGGCTTGAACTTCATTGGAATGTGTTTTTCTTATCGTGTCTACCCAGTTCTTGGTGGGTTTGTCAAGTCCAAAAGTATTTTTGAGAAGCTTTACTAAATCTGACAAAAGGGAAATACCTGAGCAGTCTCACCTGAGTTTCCTGAACTGAGCAACTGAATTGGTTGATCCAACAATTGGGCAGGATTTCAGTTATCTATGCCATTAATACATGATCGATTTGTTACAGACCCTATACAACAGGTACCCTGTGATAATGACTTTTGTCATAGATGACCTACAATCTTGTTAGTTTTCTAGATGCAGAGCAGGAATCAAAAGATATCTGTGACTGTGTGGTGCCAAGAAAATGCTCATAATGCATTTTTGAAAGTGCTGTATTATATACCTGCAGCTGCAAGGCGGTTGGCTCCCCTCTCAATCACACCCACCCACAAGTGCAAAGTCTCCTTCTGAGCTGGTCCTGTTTGAGGTGCAGGATGCGGCCAGCCAGGCGTCCTGCCAGCCATCTGCTGACGTGTGACTCATCCTTTTTATCCTTTTATGCCCTCAGAGAGTTGTTTGATGGTTTCACAGCTGGACAGCAGGGCTTACAGTTCTGGGACAGCCCTGCGAGGAGCTGGGACAGATCCTCTGTTTCTGTGAGCGTGTAACTGGGGTCCTGCACACCTCCACCGCCTCCCTGTGCCTCTTGTGCACGGGGAAATGAGCCTTGCACAGCCTCATTGCTCTCCTGGAACGGGTCTAGAAGTAGCTGAGGCAGGATATTATTTGGGTTCCCCCACTCCCTTTTGTGTCTGTCTTTCTCTGTGGGTGTGCAGGTGAGCTTTTTAGCAGATCTCGCGCTGCTAGTGAGTGAGGCTTTGTGGTGATAAACAGATGCTtacaaggaaaacaaagcaaatcttAAGAATTCTTAGTGTTAAGAATTACTGATAAAGGAACAAGAACTAGAATGGAGAATACATTTCTGCCATTAtgtcagtcacagaatcacagactgctttgggtgggaagggacctcagagcccctccagtgccaccccctgccccgggcagggccaccttccactagcccaggttgcccaaagccccgtccaacctggccttgagcccttccagggaggaggcagccacagctgctctgggcagcctgtgccagggcctcacccccctcacagagaacaatttctgcctcagatctcatctaaatctcccctctgtcagtttaaaaccattacccctggTCCTGTtgctgcaggccctggtaaaaagtgtCTCTCAGTCTCTCTCAGAAGCCCCCTCTAcgtattgaaaggctgcagtaaggtctccccaaagccttctcttctccagactacaTTCCAACTCGTTCAGACTTTCCTCAcagcagaggtgttccagccccctgatcattttcgtggcctcctctggacccgccccaacaggtctgtgtctgtcttgtgctggggacccccgaGCTGGATGCAGTGACAGAGCTGGGGTCTCACCTCCTTCAAcccgctggccacacttctttttctgcagcccaggatacaatggactttctgggctgcaagtgcacgtTGCCAGCTCATACATAACTTTCCTTCTACCAGtacccccagtccctctctgcagggctgctctcaatccattcgtCCTCCAGTCTGTATGGATACAGGGGAGTGCCCtcacccaggtgcaggaccttgcacttggtgtTGAGAACAGGGCCAATATgaacctcctgaagttcagcAAGTCTGCTagtagaaaagaaattaaaagaggCTTGGAGATCTCTTCTTGACACTTGAAATGCAAAAATTTCCTCTATCGTACACCACATAATCCCCTGTGGTGAGTAGAATCGAAACCCGGGGATGTAACGTGTTCTGGAAGACTGATGCTTTGAGATCATTTGTGGCTGAAGTTATTCATGCTTGATCACATcagaaagacatttcagaagtTCCTCTCCGAAGATTAATATTTTAATCctggaaggttatggagcaggaTCCCTAGGTCTTTATCCAGGAGAAGTGTCTTGGAAGAGATGTTACCCTTGTAGTAGCAACTGACAAATACTCAGTAGTTGTGAATTCTGGAGGTGAAATCTGTCCTTTCTTAAGCTGTTTTGTTCTCCGATtgctggcagggagctgctgaaGGACAGCACAGGGGAATCGTGAGGCAGTTGCTAGTTTGGAGTGTACTTTTGAGTTTGTGGAGCAGTGTTTAATTAACATCATAATGTAGTTTTTTGCCTTCCAGTCAAAAATTTATATCAAAGCAGCAAATGCTAAATGGGTAAATACAATTTTATAAAGAATACGCTGGCTTTTGTCTTTGTCAGACTGCATTGTATCATTTTTGCCTTGGTTTTGCGTTGTAGCTGAAGTACGTGGCCAGCAGTGGTGTTGTTGGCACAGTCCCTTAGGAAGAAGTGAGCTGGTGGGGTGCAGCGGGGTTAACCCACAGCCTGGACATTTGCCCAGAGTACTCTTGCACCTTTTGTGCCTCCTTTATGAGCATTTTTCCAGATTAACTCCTACACACTTAAGTTATCATTATCTCCCTTTCGTATGGACAAATGCACAGTCTTGTTGTCTTATGAGGACTTAATCTGTTTTCTTGGGATAAATAGATGTCACTGTGTTGCTTATGTACTTAGGCTTTTCTAGTTTTATTAGTTCTCCAGGTGTAATCTTTCCATTGCCTAAATTTTCATTCCATAAATCCATTAGGTGtagtaaaatacatattttctccttttggttTTGAGACTGTAGTGTGTGATTTCCATTTAGACCTTAAACATTCAGAAACTGCATAATGTAAGTGGATGATGGGGGTCTTCTGAATGACCACAAACATGAAGAATACAGCTTCTTAGTAAAAATATTTAGTCTTCCATGTGTCTTATAAAAAATCTAGATACAAGAGTAATCCCTGTATCTATGAAACAATTTTTTGCATTTATTGCTAAAGCCTGGTAATGTTTGTCAGGTTGCAATATGTCTTACTATAAACAGTATATAAAACCTCTGCCTGACTGCATTAATTTCTATGTTTGGATATCTTCCCTTCTATGCAAAcagacatttttgcttttctgatgtACCAGTCTCTGACTTCCCTTTTCACCTGGATGTCCTTTCCCGTAGGCGAGAAGTACCTGTTTGTGTATGGTGGTCGCTCTGCGATGGAGCCTGTGCTGGGGGATTGGTATTTCCTGCACACTCAAGAACTTTCCTGCAGTGTGGTAAGACCTGAGGGAGGCCCTGGGGAGTAGAAACTGCCTTCCCAAGTTCGTGCTGCTGCCTGGGAAGCCCGACGAAGCCACAGCGGTGTTACCGTGTGAAAGCAGGTGGCGTTGGTGCTGCCACGCTGCGTGGTGATCAGAGCTCGGGCTGACTTCTGAACACCTTGCTGCTCGGTAGGGTGCAGCCCTCACAGAATAACTGAGCTTGGAAGGGACGTCTGGAGATCTAGTCCAGCACCCTCACTTAACACAGGTCTAGCTAGAACAGGTTGCTCGAGATcctgtccagctgggttttggtGATCTCCAAAGAGGGAACCCCGCAGCCTCTGTGGGGAGCCTATCCCAGCGCtcgaccaccctcacagtaagatCTGAGGGGTTTTTATGGgtaagtgggctttttttgtatttcacttTGTGCCCACAGCCTCTTGCCCTGTAGCTGGGTACCACTGAGAACATTCTGCCTTCTTTCACCTCTGCATTAGGCATTTATACACCTTGATGAGAGTTTGCCACGAGTGTGCTCAGTCCCTGGGGCGAGCAGCTCGGGGCTGGCACGATCTGGCACAGTGTGCAGG
Coding sequences within:
- the LCMT2 gene encoding tRNA wybutosine-synthesizing protein 4 isoform X1 — protein: MSLPARRSRSRGCRRMGRGRPGAPRPAAVQGTGGSSAVSKCSAAARGYIQDRFLRLLVGRQRRRAPLVHRGYYIRARAVDHCVQDFLLKTQGCPRTQILSLGAGFDSLYFRLKDLGLLHHTVVYEVDFPSVACQKAALIKRMEELSALVGDTGGEGLGVITFSGEDYKLLGVDLSELSELERALEEAGLDSEIPTLFIAEVVLAYMESSRSDALVRWAAERFPRACFLLYEQTRPGDAFGRVMQQHFRQLSSALRSLAQYPDCEAQQRRFSERGWTECSVMDMNEFFTCCTPEDEQQRVQALEPFDEYEEWHLKCSHYFVLTASKGMEPSWTPLLSNMTAPRDGAPVRVAGSVTAAVCARHSEVPSLRRYGHHSVLMKPNVILTTGGFGEEDGQHCRMRNFHVLIKHGGCWKAGCVKQENPDKRWDGRLYHTVSCLSNSLALVVGGRTSPSSAGLGMLWLKFPDTSNALDPDVITVELVPVQPAAEPAALHWRHSTTEVMFKGEKYLFVYGGRSAMEPVLGDWYFLHTQELSCSVIPVEGPVPESRHSHSACSWRGGALIAGGLGAAERPLGSVFFLRELEHGFQWQRVETHPLLIPRYSHSAHVHEGKLLLVGGVWLHSSSVPGVTVVDLMTGLCSDYTIDVEHLEWPLMLHNHSSVLLPDEEELLLIGGGGNCFSFGTHLNPEPVSLSLSDILTRR
- the LCMT2 gene encoding tRNA wybutosine-synthesizing protein 4 isoform X2, whose product is MSLPARRSRSRGCRRMGRGRPGAPRPAAVQGTGGSSAVSKCSAAARGYIQDRFLRLLVGRQRRRAPLVHRGYYIRARAVDHCVQDFLLKTQGCPRTQILSLGAGFDSLYFRLKDLGLLHHTVVYEVDFPSVACQKAALIKRMEELSALVGDTGGEGLGVITFSGEDYKLLGVDLSELSELERALEEAGLDSEIPTLFIAEVVLAYMESSRSDALVRWAAERFPRACFLLYEQTRPGDAFGRVMQQHFRQLSSALRSLAQYPDCEAQQRRFSERGWTECSVMDMNEFFTCCTPEDEQQRVQALEPFDEYEGMEPSWTPLLSNMTAPRDGAPVRVAGSVTAAVCARHSEVPSLRRYGHHSVLMKPNVILTTGGFGEEDGQHCRMRNFHVLIKHGGCWKAGCVKQENPDKRWDGRLYHTVSCLSNSLALVVGGRTSPSSAGLGMLWLKFPDTSNALDPDVITVELVPVQPAAEPAALHWRHSTTEVMFKGEKYLFVYGGRSAMEPVLGDWYFLHTQELSCSVIPVEGPVPESRHSHSACSWRGGALIAGGLGAAERPLGSVFFLRELEHGFQWQRVETHPLLIPRYSHSAHVHEGKLLLVGGVWLHSSSVPGVTVVDLMTGLCSDYTIDVEHLEWPLMLHNHSSVLLPDEEELLLIGGGGNCFSFGTHLNPEPVSLSLSDILTRR